Genomic segment of Malus domestica chromosome 15, GDT2T_hap1:
ATAATTTGCCAGATTTTACAATTCAAAGGGACACGTTTTCAAACTAACATACCAAGATATCAGTAGTGGACACAAATGATTAAAATTAGTAGTAAAAAACTGAAATCaaagcaagaaaaataaaaattgaagattGATAGCAAACGGTAGCTTGTTTGGAGACTTAAATTGAGGAAAAGTAAACAGAGAGTGAGCAATAACAgagtaaaagaaaattaaaaccttTATTTCTGCTCTGAGATGGTATGAAGTTATGTCTACCAATTTTATGATAAATGGGTGAAATCGtagtgatgaaattttaatgTTTAGGTTTCAATTTGTTGATAGAAGCAGGCGAAGCAATGGAGAATGTTTATTCTTGTTATTGGCTGCAACAAAGATGAGAAGAGTTAAAATCTCAATCCTCTAGCGAATAAGAGCTAATATATCAATGACTTGGTGAATGGAATGTAATACTTGTAACTCCTAGCTTTTAGCACTAAATCTTCAACAAAATAAGAGTTAATAGATCAATGACTTGTTCATTGGAATGAAATACTTTTATAAACGCTTAAAACCAAAATGCTATCAAACTAATTCCAAGTTCAAGAAGGCAGTGGAAAAGGTAATTATCAAAATGAGAAAAGTTAAACGAAATTAGGCATTGTTCTCAACACTATTAGCACACCTATGACTGGTAGGAAAAAGCAGTAGTGCTAACCTGAAGACAAAAAGTTTATCCTCAGTGTGTTGTGGCTCTccgtgtttttctttttccaatagATATGCAACCAAACCTATGCTATGAACTATCTATCCAACTCACTACACAAAAACccaattaaaaaccaagaaGCATAATTCAAGCATTATCAAAATAGGTAAAATCATAGACATTGGTCATATGTAGAGTAATGCACAATTTGTTCCACCAACTTCTCCAACACAAAAATACAGAGATTTGAGCTTTTACCTCATGGAAATGGAAAGGGGAACAATCTGTAGTAGAATGAATTATGCTCCCAACTATTTCAAAAGGCCACAAAGTTTGAACATCACACCGCAGTTTGGCATTCACTTCAAAGGAAATctgatcaaaagaaaattatgcaCTTGGTAATCACAAATGAGCTCATAAGGTAAAAAAATTCACCCCTCAAATTTCAGTAAGTAAAACTAAGCAATGATGCAGGAAATCATTTAGAAGCTTgagataaacaaaaaattaaattaattgacTAACAAAATCGGAGCCATTCCGCTAATTTTAACCAACATCCAAATATCCAAATTTGCACAGAAAATTCATTTCCACATACAAATTTACAGTTCTAGAAATCAGAATATATTACTAAAAATAACAATGAACTTGTGAAGTAGAGCATGAGTGAGATTTACCAAGATGCTGATGCTGAGGGTTTGGAGGGGCCTTCCTGGTGGTGGCCCATGCGACTTTATGAGGGTTATGGATGGTATGTTGCTTGCTAGTTTGGAGTTGGGTTGTTGACCCGTTATTCAGAGGTGCAAGAGTACTATGTTACCATGTGTATTATCTTCACCTGCAGAATCAAAGAACTACATGTCTGTTTTCTAAAAACTGAATTGAAATCCAATATGCAATACCTAAATATTTGTCAGGGGAGTAAGAGGCATCGTTTACCGATAGTAGCGAGGTCTAGTTCTCTGGTCATCGGCCAGAATCGCCTTGTCAGAAAATCAGGCATCTGaacacataaacaaaacaaccaaaatttgaaaaaaaatagaaaaaaaaaaaaaccaaaatttaaacagAAGTTGAATCTGCAGACCAAAggccacccaaaaaaaaaaaaaaattcttaaacaaaagactcaaaaaggaaaaacaaaaattgtatACACTCAGCACAAAGGGCTACCAACGCTGCACACAAAAGCTCTAAAATTTTATGACCAGTGTTTCTTGAAAGAAAAAATCGAATCAAATTAGACAACCACACGCAAGATCAAAGCACACAGAGATAACCCCGAAATCAcaggaaaaaaaatccaaacacaACCTCCACCTGCAAATCGAAAAccacaaaaaagaaattaaattaggCACACTGAAAAAGACCTAAAACTCACCCGAAAACGCTAGATCACGCGAGGAAAAGAATGAATTTCGATGGAATCGAAACGGCAAAAACTTGTAGCCACCTAAGGCTTTTGAACCAAAGAAATTCGCAGGAGCAGAAGACCATTCCAGCAACAAAAACGGCGGTGGATGATCGCGCCGAGACAAAGACGGAAACATTAGACAGCAACAAAAGGGGCAGTGCGAGAGAGGAAGAAAGCCAGGTTCGAAACGAAGCAAAATGCtatgggagagagaaagaaacacGGAAGAAATCGAAGCAGAGCCTTCAACGATGATCGACGCGTGCAGCCTTAAAAGGGAAACGGTGAGCAACACGTGTATAAGAGGATAGAACCAAAAAGATGATGGAACCAAATGTTGATGCGTTCTTTCGAGAGTATGTGTAGAGTTCTGGTGGTCATGTCAGCTCGGTTGTTTACAACACTACCTCCTTTCCTCTGTCTGCCTTTAATGATGGTGTTGTTCGTGGTAACCCCACGAGGTTCTATCAATTTCTGATCAAGATCGGTTCGGCGTTGGTCTTGTAAATTACTTTTGCTTCTTCGGAAtggatttaccaaaaaaaaaaaaaaaaaaaaaaaaggcaatatCACCCACCCAACCGTCGAACGTTTAGGAAAAACAGGACAAACAGACCAAAAGACAAGACAACCCTTGTCTTTCCCttgtttctttccttcttttgccattttttttGCCATTTTCTTCCCATTTTGCCACACCACGCGCACACAGACACAGCtcgaaataaaagaaagaaaagaaagaaataataatgAAAACCCAAACCatagaaaagaaaacaagaaaaagagaaaaaagagatcGTCAACTACCAATGCCATGGCTCAtctccttcctctctcctctcccttatCCATCACTCTCTGCTTCTTTGCGTGGTTACAAGCTTTCTTGGTCGTCCATGGCAATAGTAATCTCACCCACCCTTCTACTCTCACCCCCATCAACAGCGATCTCTATCACTCCAGGTAACCTCTActttttttatcaaacatttATTTCTTTACTGTTTTCCAATCGTTTTGCACTAACCTTGTATTTTGCCTGATTAATCTCATCAGGCTTCTACGGACTTCTGCTGAATTGATAGTTACTGattcatttatttttgtttaaatctTGTGATGGGCTTTCTGTTTCTTTCTGTAATTTCTTGTTTCCCGACTCTATGGTTGGTTAGGTTGGTCAGAAATTGTAGCGAATCTTGGCTATTCCCTCCCTCACCTTTCAATTATTTGCCTTACTCGATGATGTGAACTTGTTATGAATTCCTCAGGCAATTTAATTTTAACCGCGAAAACATCATCTACAATTAATGTATAACATCaaagttttcctttttattggTCTGCAGTGAGGATTTGATGGAAGAAATTAAAGCTCTCGTCTTTCGGCACCCAGACGAGCTCACTGTAGGTTTCCTTTGCCTTCTATCATTTTTTTCCCCTTGAAATTCATTTCATGTTCTAATACTTTGATGCGAATGACAGTTGGATACAATTAAATCTCAAAACAAGGGCTACTCTGCTGAGATCGCAATAGTTACCTATAGTCAGAGAAGGCAAGAGACTGATGACCAGCCAAAATTTCGAATCCTTCTTGTAAGgtttttttcatgtatttttataAGCTTGATTTGTTCTGACTATATTTTGCATAGCGGGCTGGCTGTTTATAGTCATAGATAATCTCAGATTGGTAATGGCTGGTGTTTTTGACAGATGATTCCTTGTCTTCCAGAGTTTTGGGCAGCATGGAAGGGAGCTTATTACATCCGAGCTTGCATTGCGAATCCTATCAATCTTGAGTAAAGAACAGTTTCTACCCAACCTTGACCCAGCCTCCTTAGACAGTACCCTTGACAAGCTCTTGATAAAGGTGACATCTTTGTAATGTGCTGCAATTCTTAGCTATTTCTTTGGAGATACTTTATGAAGTTGGTATTTTTTGTGTTCTGATATCTAATTTTATATTAGGTGGTTCCAATGGAAAACTTAAATGGCCGTAAACTTGTTGAAGCAGGAGACCTCTGTGAGAGGAGAAATGGTAAAGCAATTGGTTTTCTGGGATCTAAAATATATACGCACCCACACATGCATGCACGCACACACAGACAACATTATAAATTGAATTCTCTGTCAATCAAATGCTCCCCTTTTATATGAAAGAACactaaaaaaggtcgtacccaatgcacaaggcttccgctttaagcagggtctgggagaggtgaatgtcggctagccttacccccatttatggagaggctgctcccaagtctcgaacccgagacctaccactcatgggcgaaggcatttgccatcgcaccaagtgaaataaaacaatccaagggattagcaacgctaatccctggcaacggccccaaaaatttgatgcgaaatatataagcacacaaattaaaccctctttttatcaattgtagcaaagaatgtaagtagggatcgttctaggccggggattaggagggattgctaaatcacttgaaaactgactcaaaacgtaaaaacaaagtttaaaacactaaactagactcaaagaatgcaaaactaaactctaaaacactaaaacaaaccaaaagactcaaaacagcccagaaacactcaaaactgccttaaaaacactttctgggcagttttgaacacaaaacacaatttgaacgaaaataggttataacttgactcaagacacttaaaaacacaaactaaattgatttctagctactttaacactttaaaataaatggggaattggttttgacgaaaattgaaaacaaacagaaactttgtaaactaaacaaattttaaaacgaatttggttaaagtgaatggatggaaagctagctaaggggttcttctccacacatgtcacacttgcatacaaaacgatttccaattgcttctcaataaaccatgaattcccaacgctccagattaaccgtgaattgcactaattaaccctcagattttcctaaagttatcgaattggatgaattgcatacgacaacccaaagcattcctcacaagttccctgcatgaattgcataacaaagatacaagcaaagatcattaagttttatgaaaatcataagcattggcgagtcacttgttactatgaattgcatgaaacttatgccaagaatttacttaacacgattgtgatcaacaatctttactacttttgaatataagttcgtaacgattaggtgaaattcccttatatcctagcatcaaacttatgcatgaaaattaagcgtgcactctcaaccaacacacacaaatcaattttaattcatatagataagtaaattgaattcacaacttatgaaacgcaattagaagtaatcaaatcatatagcaagcataaacatgatttcgaatccccccctagccaaggggtgaatgagagtatatataggcacttaaaaccctagggtaatcagatatggacttggataacccaaatccacaaggaaaaaggcttagAAATCAGAATTAAAAGGGGAAAAGGTCCAATAGTTGCGGCAGCAAAGGGAAACaatggataaggcttctagaaagccttgcaaggcaaggaaaatagATCTTCTTGCTGAAATTGGTGCGGCACTCCTCTAGGATAAGGCTAAGGTGTCCTAAAGTGTTTAGGACTCCTCTTTGTAGCTGAAACCTTTGCACATTAGGAATAGGGAAACTTGTCTTGAtcaatccttcttctttttggattccttttccttctttgacttggaatacttctttgttgctgaaactcaAGGCCAATTaggtttaactttcctacttcaagtaggaaaccttgtttgagtaggaatcttcattcttctaggaatccatctttaactaggaatccttcgtcgattaggaatccttcttcatgtaagcactttcctattTCAACTAGGAAAGAACACTAATAAGAGATATTTTCATGGATAGCATGGCAATAGTAAAATGCCCCAGTGTGTGTGGTAATTCTTCAAGATTTTATGTCTGTATGTGTGCATGAATCCTTGATTTATTTATCACATCTTATAAGGATTGCTAAATGCTTAAATTTGCATACTGGACAGGGAGGGGAGTTGATCTCAACCGTAATTGGAGCGTAGATTGGGGCAAAAAAGAGAAGGTTAATCATACTTTACTGCATTATCTTTTAATTGTATTGATTAAGATGTCTTCTTCAGATGGATGTTCTTTAAGATTATAAAGCACTGCACTTAATATATAACCCACCGTTAGATGATGTagtttcagttattgtttcctGCTTCCTCTCCTCAACTTCAGTATTCAACTGTCAttccatttcttcttttttgtgcTTAAGACTATTCTTTTGcttttatttggtttttctatCCCAGGATTATGATCCATATGAGGAAAATCCTGGAACTGCTCCTTTCAGCGAGCCTGAAACTCAGATAATACGGAAAGTTGCCGTGTCATTTGATCCACACATCTGGATTAATATACACTCTGGGATGGAGGTAGGTCACATAAACTTTCAATTAGTATTCCCTCATGTTGACTCCGAAGTCATATCAACCATTTTTGAAGTTAACGATTAATGCAATTCTATTTTACCAAATGCAATATCACCCTATGATTCGCCACTTTATACtgttttatcttcttttttttccaattaCCATTGAAGTGTCACAGAGATTCTCAATTTTACGTTTCATTTCAACTTAGGGTGGTTGTGTACTCTGCATATGACACATTTCTTACAGATTCGGGTTTGTTCAGGCTCTATTTATGCCGTACGACCATAAGAACACAACCCCAGATGGAGTTTCCTCCCACCAGATGAAGTCATTGCTTGAAGAACTCAACCAACTGCACTGCCAAAAGCGTTGCATGGTTGGGTCTGGTGGAGGTTCTGTTGGGTTAGTATTACTCGCAGTCGTTATTGTATTGTTCAGTTGATTGTTACTATTGTTATCTGAAATTTTAAGATCAGCCTCTATACTTTTGTAACCATCTTTTGTGGTGGTAGCTGGACTGCAAGGCTAAGCCCCTGCTGGGTCTGAAATTTTAAGTGGTTTATTTGGATCAATAAACTTTACCACCACCCCTCCCCCCATATCTCTCCTCAAATTGTGAGCCAAAGTTTGTAGGTTTCGATGCTTACCCTTTTAAAATGGTTATTATATGTTTTTTCATCAAGTTTTATTTCTAGGTACCTGGCACATGGGACAGCAACTGATTTTATGTTCGACATTGTAAGGGTGCCAATGGCTTTCACCTTTGAGGTTTGTCaagttatttttcattttttccaaTTCAAATTTCTGATCAAAAAGCAACTTGGACCTATACAAATTTGCATCGTTTTTGTTGTGACTCAGATATATGGAGATGGAGCAGCCTCATCAAGAGATTGCTTCAAAATGTTCAATCCCACTGACTTCGTTACCTTCAATGTATGTCAGTTTTTTGGTCATCTTTTAAGTTTCAGCATGTATAGAGGCAACAGTCAATGAAAACAGTGTAAATCTTTTTCCTTTCAGAGAGTTCTCAATGAATGGTCTGCTGCATTTTTCACAATTTTTAAATTGGGGCCAGACCAGCTTGGTGAAAATTATTCAAAGGCTTCTGTGCCCACCTTATTAGACAAGTGGGTATCCATAGATGAGTATCTTGAAGGTTATTTAGTCGAGAGGAGTAGTAGATATGGAAAGAAGATGGAGGTGCTTGAACTAGGAATGCAGGAGATAAGAACATATTTCAGGCTCTTCTTGTTATCGTCTGTTCTGTTAATGTTCATGTTCTGTTCCAGAATTTCAAAAAGCAAGTGTGCTAGACCAATTGTTTCTGCTATTGCAATCTGATATTGAGAAACAAGTCCGTGTTAGAGGCTTCGTGCTGCACTGTATTGATCGACATGTTGTTCCGCAcattt
This window contains:
- the LOC103440198 gene encoding uncharacterized protein; the encoded protein is MAHLLPLSSPLSITLCFFAWLQAFLVVHGNSNLTHPSTLTPINSDLYHSSEDLMEEIKALVFRHPDELTLDTIKSQNKGYSAEIAIVTYSQRRQETDDQPKFRILLSFGQHGRELITSELALRILSILSKEQFLPNLDPASLDSTLDKLLIKVVPMENLNGRKLVEAGDLCERRNGRGVDLNRNWSVDWGKKEKDYDPYEENPGTAPFSEPETQIIRKVAVSFDPHIWINIHSGMEALFMPYDHKNTTPDGVSSHQMKSLLEELNQLHCQKRCMVGSGGGSVGYLAHGTATDFMFDIVRVPMAFTFEIYGDGAASSRDCFKMFNPTDFVTFNRVLNEWSAAFFTIFKLGPDQLGENYSKASVPTLLDKWVSIDEYLEGYLVERSSRYGKKMEVLELGMQEIRTYFRLFLLSSVLLMFMFCSRISKSKCARPIVSAIAI